The genomic region AACGCCACTCGTTCATCGCACGTTCGAGCGACACACCCCGGCGCAGCTCGTGGGGCATGAAGTCAATCATTTCGGCCGTGCCGCCGCCCAGCCGGTGGGTCTGCAGCGCTATCAACGCGCTGCCCGCCTCCAGCCGCCTACCGGCGTGCAGGGAACCATATCGGTCGATATAGCGTCCCCAGGCCAGGGCTTCGTGATAGGTCATGCGTTCTTTGGCTTCGGTGATCGTGCGGCCGCCCACTCCGTTCAGCACCAGTTCGTGCCAGAACTCATCGGCGACCGTCAGCTCTTTGCGCCGCTACCCTGAGTGCCATTGACCTCATTGACTGCATTGAGGATCAGAAATCCCAATGACGGCTCAAGACCGAAAGCATCGTCGTAACTAAGGGCTTCATCGCCCTCAGCCCCCAACGATACCGACGCGGCGAGGTAGCTGGCGTTGCGGCTTTGTGACGACTCACCCTGGCTGAACAGACGCTCGATCACGCCGAACGACTGACGGCGGATGTGCAACGTGAAGGTATCGGTCACTTCCTTGCCGGTTTTGCTGTCCAGGTGCGTCCAGCTGATGTCTTTCTTCACCGGCAGGCCATCGACGATGCCGCCCTTGGCTTTCAGTTGTTTGAGGTTCATGGCGTCTCTCAGGCTTTCTTGATCCAGGCGCTTGCGCCGGTGCGTTGGATGGTGACGGTGGTAGTCACGACCGCGTTCAGTGCGAAATTGAACGGGAAGTCCGACACGTAGCCGTCGAAAGTGAACCAGGTGCGGGTCGCCGGCAGTTCAAAGCCATCGCCCTTGGCGTTCAGCGTGGGCAGCACGTCCTTGCCGTCGGACCAGCCCACCGCCCACTTCACACCGGTATCGCCCTTGGCTTCAGACAGCTGGTGCAGGCGGATATGGCTGGCGTTGGTCGGGTCGGCGTTCAGGCCCAGGCTCGCAGTGCCTGGGGTGCGCAAACCTTTCTTGTAGCTGCGCTCTTCGGCATTGAGGCTGGTGTCTTCAATCTGCTCGGCCGGCGCGCCACCAGGTTCGAATGAAGTGGCGTGCTCAATTTCCAGCACGGTGTAGGGCCCGGTGCCGGAGACCGGCGGGACGAGGGCAAAAATCTGGGTACCTTGGGTAAGAATCGACATCGAGTGTTCTCCATGAACAATAAAAAACCCGCGAAGGCGGGCTGTGGGGTGCAACGGCTGTGTTGCTGCGTGCAAGGCAGGTCGAGACGGGATCAGGGTGCCGGTTTGCCATCCAGGTAAGGCGGCGCATTCGGGTCCGGCTCTCGGCTCTTGATCAGGTCGACCAATGCCTGGTTGCTCTGGGCCAACAGTCGAATGGCCGCGTTGAGCGCCACCTGGCCATCGGTCTGGGTTTGCAGGGCGGCGATCAAGCGGTTGATCGCGGCCAATTCTTCGTCGTTCATAGGCATCTTGGTTCCTGTATCACGTCAGGTAGGCAGGGTGTGGGAGCTTCAACAGCGCGCAGCGATGACAATCAAGACGCCAACCCAGTGGCCATGATCGAACTGCGATACCCCGTCGCCGGGTCGCCAACGTGGGTCAGTTGGGTAATCGACCAGCGCCCCTGCATGTACGAAGGCCAGGTTTCATCCAGCACCAGCAAGCCTTCGGCAGCGAGCAACGGGTTACCTGGGCAATCGATCTGCAGCTTCAAACCTTCACGGCCCACTCGGCGCAGTTCGCCTTCGGCCACGGCGCGGGCTTCGGCTTCGTTCTGGCAGCGCTGACGCAAGGTCTTGAACGGGGCAATCCCGACCTGGACCACGCGCTGTTTGCCGGCGGCGGCGTCCCACCAGCTGACGCGGCTGCCCATGTATTTGGAGCGTGATTTTTCGTCGAGCTTGGCGGTAATGAAGGCATGCTCACCGGGCCGGTTGTCCTCGGTCACCGATAATTTCACTGGCGGCAATAGCTGACCGGAGAGTGACTTGGCCTGCCCCGCTTCGGCCAGTACATAGAGCTCGTTGAACGGTTTGGTGACCGCGTTGTAGCGCTTGGCCAGGCGAGTGATGAAGGCCATGTCGCTTTCATTGGACTGGTCGATGTGCGCAATCGCAATGCCGTCCAACGCGGGTGCCACTCGCGGTGAAAAACCATGGCGGCTGACCAGTTGGCGAAACAATGCCCCCAATGTCGTCGGCCCATGGCTGGCGGAGCGGCGCTGGCGATATCCGCTCTTATCCACCTCACTGAAGGGCGCGGCCGTGGCCACGATCATCAGGCGCATCGGAAACAACACCGGGGTTCTTTGGGTGACGACAAACTCGCCTTTTTCCACCAAGCCGGTTTCCTGGTAACCGACGCGCAGGCCGATCTTGCCGCTCAGGCTGGGCAACCCCTCCAGCCCTTCGATATTGAGGGTCAATTCCAGGCGGTCAGTCTGGATACCGGCAGCGTCGGTGTGGCTCCAGTGCATCAGGCGTTGATTGAGCAGCGCCGCGTTGGCGCCGTAGAACTCTACGATCGGGGTAAATCCCTGTGCCATGCAGCCTCCTTAATCCCACGCCAGCACGGGTCGTACAGCCGCCGGCCTGGCTTGCATCTCAGGCACGATCACCCATACGCCGGCCGGCAATACCGGACCGTATTCAGCCAGTTCAGGGTTCAAGCGCCAGAGGGTTTCTTCCGCAGCGTCGTCGCAACGCCCCAGCTCGCGATAGAGCAACAGGTTGACCGAATCACCGGCGATACTTCGCACTCTACGCATTGACGAACTCCTCCAGTTCCAGGGTCCAGGTCATGACCATGGCAGTGCCGTCATCGATCACGTTGCTTTGGGTTTCCACCACTGAGTTGATCCGCCACAGCCCCCAGTTACGGCCGATACCATCGACCAGCGGCAAAGGCGCACGCGCATTTTGCAGTGCGCGCAGTTCGTCCAGGCGCTGCATGCCGGTGGCGTACATGGCCGTGCCGCTGAACGTGAGCTTTTCCAGCTTCTGGCCGTTCTGCCGCGACTGGGGTTTGCTGGCAATAATCGCCAGGTCACTCCAGCCGCCGTCGCTGTTGCGGATCAACGACGAATAGGCAAAACCTCGGGACAAGCCAAAGATAAAGTCGCCGAGTACCATTTGTTGTCGCATCAATCACCTCCTGAAGGATCGGCCAGTGCCGCGTTGCGCCGAATGCCAAGAGAGTCGGTGACCATGGGCATGCATTGAAACTGCAGTGCCTGGATCACCTGGTTGACCACTTGCTGGGCATCGGCGGGGTTGACGCCGGTGATCTGGATACTCGGTGAGATCGTGACCTGAACGTTATCCGTGCGGGCACTGTTGAGCTCCTTGCTCAGTGCATTGGGTGCGGGCAGGCGATCATTTGAGCTGAACAGTTTGTCACCGAGCCAACTGCCCGCTTCGCTGCCCAGCAAGCCACCGATGGCGCCGCCAACTGCGGTGCCGATACCTGGGAAAACCAGGGTGCCGAGCGCGGCGCCGGCGGACGCTCCGGCCCAGGCGCCACCGGCGGTGCTGAGACCGGAACCGACAGCCTTGGCGTCGTCAGTGCGTACGCCCTGAATCACATCAAACGCCGTGTCGGCGTACCTCATCGGGCCAAGGCGGCGAGCACCCGCCAGCCCCAGTTTGCTCACTGCTCCCGAAGGATTGGCAGGCATCTTCAGCGGGCCCGGCAGAGGTTCACGACTGAAGTTGCGAGCCTGTGGCGCTGTCGCTACCCGACCTTCGGAAGGCATGGGGATGAGCTTGCGCTCTAAGGCTTCGATCAGCCCTGGACCTCTGCTCGCTGGCGACTGGCCCGCAGTTCCACTCTTGCTTCGACGGTTCGCCACGGCCACTCGAGGTTGCAACCGTCGAGCCGGACCACCGGCATCGAAACCTAAAAATGGTGCAGGCAACGATGCCTTTGCATCACGTTCGAGGCTGTTTAGGATCCGCGCAAACACACCGCCGTTCTTGCGGGCGGGTGATCGTTTGGTCGAGGCAGTCTTCGGTGCAACCAGTTGTTTCTTCGGCCTGTTCTGAGTGTGTTGAGATCCCTGCTTTTTTTGCGACCTCGGCTGACGAGGGTTCTTTTTCCCGCGAGAACCTGGCGAGCGCGAACGGCGGCTTTCGATGGGATGCTGAGTTGCCGTTGCACAGCAGCACGACTTATCTTTTTCAGCACCGCCCTCCTTGAACAGCTTGCCAACACCCGGAAGCTTACCCAGCGTCGCATCGACCACGTTGCCTGCAACGCGGGTTTTTATCGTTTCTCCCAAACCGGAGAAAAACTCGGAAAACACCGGCGTAACGGCGCCCGCTGTTTTAACCGCGCCCGCCAGAGCCGGCGACTCTGCAGCAGCGCCATTGACACTATCCACCAGGCCCGTTTTGGCTTTCAGCCAAAGTGCTTCGCCCCAGACCGGCGTGGCCTCCAGGGTCGTAGAGAAACGCTTGCCGCTTTCGCTGGACTCCTCGCGCAGCGCCTTGATCGACTTTTCCGAAGTCGCCGTTTTGTCAAACTTCAACTGGCTGCCTGAATGCTGCAGCGCACTTGCCAGATCGATTATCTGTGCGCTGCCCAGCGTCATGGCCTCGCGGGTATGGCGCAAATCCTCTGAGGTGGTCGAAACGGATTCAGCCACCGTCTTCGATTCTGTTCGCCCATCCATGTTGGACGAACGCACAGCAATCGCCCTGAGCGACGACAAGGCGGTGTCGAGAGAATCCACACCCTCACGCAATGAGCCGAGCGACAGAGCCAGCTCATCGAGTTTCAGCGTCGCGTCAGTGAGGGCGGCAACTGTCCCGGACAAGTCAGCCAGACCTGTTGATGGGGTTGAGCTGCCAACCGACAAAGCGCCAAGGCTGACGATATCGGCGTCATGTGCGCCGTCTGTAGTGCCGAACGCATCCCGGCCATTCTTGGCCATGGCATATGCGAGCGAATACTTGTCCTGCATCCCGCTTACTCCTGTTTAACGCCAAGGCGAGTGATCGCAATGTCGTAGCGGCGCAATGCTTTTCCGGCGTCCCAGTCGAGGATCTCCGCCTCATTGACCGAGTAGATCAACGGCACCACATCGAGGATTACGTCGATGTCGCGCTGCGAAAGAAGTCCGCCGGTTGATTTAAAAAATCGTCGATGCGCTCCTGCAGTTCCGTCCAGTCGGGCACGGTCAAACCAGCCAGGTCGGGAATCATCAGGCCGGTGCAATGGGCGGTAATGAACTCGGCGCGCTCTTTGTTAGTGGCGAGCTTTTTCATCACTTTGGTGGCGCGCAGGGCGGGCATTTCCAGGGGCAGTTCGGTCAGGGTTCGGCCGGCTGCGTCCAGGGGCAATAGCAACTGGACGGGTTGGTCGTGGGGTGTCGCGTCCTGTGCGTCCATGAAGAACGACGCAGGGCGCGTCGACATTTCATGTACGTACTGGGCAATGCTCACGTAGTCCGGACGCTTGAGCTGATCGAGCTCTTTTTCCGACAGGCCGGTGGCGAGTTTCGCCAGTTCGAAAAACTGATCGTCCTCGTCATCACCGGCCCGGGCCAGCGCGTCTTTTTGCGCGGCGTAAAACAACGGTTTGAGCTGAACCTGCTGGATCGTCGCGCCGGTGTCGGCGGTGATCGGAGCCAGCAGGATATGCAACGGTGGCATCCAGGCCATGGGGCAATTCCTTGTTGAAAGGTATTGAAAAGTACCGAAAATCCAGATCTGAACGCGGTCCCTGTAGGAGCAGGCTTGCCTGCGATAGCATCAACTCGGTGCTCCAGACACACCGAGTCGCCTGCATCGCGGGCAAGCCCGGCTCCCACATTGACCGTGCCTGCCTTAGATTGCAGTCATTTTTAAGGCATCAGTACGGCGCGGCGCGCATCGCCAAGAATGTCGACACCGTTGAGCACGAACTTCTGGGTGCGCACGTCGATGTCGATCACCGAAATGCCATTTTCCAGACGGTTGTAGGTACGGCAAGACAGTTCCAGTGTGGTGGTGGCCTTGTCGCCCATCTTCAGCTTCGCCTCCTCCAGGGATTTGAGCTTGCCGCCGACGGTGTGGTAGGTGAAGTAGGTCTTGCCGTCCTGGTCCTGGCCGGCTTCACGCACGTTCAGCAAAATGTCGTCGCCCGTGCGCACGCCCAGGGCCAGCATGATTTCCGGGCCGGCACCTTGCAGCACCAGTTTGGCATTGAGCACTTTGCCGCTCTTGGCCATTTCTTCGGCGATGAAACGCCCGCCGGACATGGCTTCCATGTCGAACTCGATCTTCGGCGGGGTGAACTCTTCCACGGTTGCGGACAACGGCAGGCCTTGAAGGGTGGCCGCGATGGCCTGTCTGACTCGGTTGGTAAACATTAGAGAACGTCCTCCAGGAACTGCTCGATGATTTCATCGCGGGCGTTGAGTTGATAAACCATGTGTTCGTTCGGCGCGTAGCGGCCGTAGTCGATAACGATGAACCAGGTGCCGTTCTTGTACTTCTCGACGCTGTTCAGTTCCGGGTGCAGGTATACGCTGCCGCCGGGAATGGTTTCGTCGGCCACCAGGGTTTGCAGCCAGTCGTTGATGCGCTTGACCTCCTGGTCCATGAAGGACTTGGTGAGGTTCTTGGCCATGGCTTTCTGGCCGGCCTTGACCAGCTTGCGGCTGATGGCATCTTCCAGGCCGACGTAGCTGATGAACTTGCCGGTGATGGAGCGGTTACCCAACAGCGAGAAACCGCCGAGGATGGTGCGGGCGTAGTAGCTCACGCCATGGCGGTTGAGCAGGTCGCCCTCGGTGGAGGTGTCGAGGATGTTGTACTCGACCACGCGGGAAACGTCCTCGGCGAAGGTCACTTGGTTGCCGGGGCTTTCCCACTGCTTGACCTTGGCCAATGCGGCGATGGCCAACGAGGATGGCGACAGGAACACGTTTTTCTTCGCGGCCTTGGAGTACACCGACGGCATGTTGTGCACCAGCAGGCAACGGTCGAAACCAAGGTCGGCACCGCCCAGCTCGCCGCTGTAGGCAACTTGGTCTGCAACGGAAGCGTCCTTGCCATCCAGCACCACACGCGCCTTGATGCGCTTGCCGAAGGAGGCGAATTCACCGGCCACGGCCTTGGTGCCGGTAAAGCCTGGGGCGCCAATGATGGTCAGGTCTTCCGGGACGCTGCTCAGGGCCGCCAGTCCCAGCTTGCGACCGGTGACCGGGTCGTTGCCGCCGATCACATTGTTGACGGTATCAGCCGGGGTGGCGCCTTCTTCGACAATGACCACATAGACCGGCACCTTGACCACTTTGAGGATCTGGTACACAGCCTGGAACAAGGTGCCCGACTCGGTGCCGGTAGGGTCCAGCAACGCCTGGGTGGTGAAGCTGTTGATACGGAACGGCGCGTTTTTCGGGATCGATGCGTGGGCATTCGGCGCAGTGCCGACCAGCCCGATCACGTTATCGCCAAGGCCGCCCATGGCCTCGGGGGATTCAGTGGCATTCACAGTGATGCCGTTGTGCTCGAAGTTCAGGACTTCTGCCATGGTTATTCAGCCTTCTTGGGGGTGGAATTGAGGACGCTGGTCAGTTCCAGGCGGCCAGCGGTGCGTAGGGCGGATGCTTCGACGTCGAGCAGTTCCAGTTCCTCGCCGGCGGTGGACCAATGGCCGTTGCCGATGGGGAATGGGATGAGGACGGTGTAGGTTTGGCGGGTGGGCATGGGTGGAAAACTCCGGGTGGAAAATGCAAAAGCCCCTGCGGGGAGGGGCTTTTGAGGGGCGAAAAAAAACCGCTTTCGCGGTTGTCAGTTACTTGAGGAAATCGGGTTTGGATGGCCAGATTACTGTGTCTGGATCGTCTCCCTGATCTGGAATATCACGCAGCTTCTGGCGATATTCAGCAAATATGAGCTTGTGACTGTCGAGCATCGGATAGTCTGGCATCGCTGCATAATCACTCGCCGACAAGTCTTGATCCCTTGCCTTACGAATCATTTCCCACTTGATAATCGGATGGAGTTCCGCAGGTATAAATTGTGGTTTCATATTCTCTCCTCAGCCTAGAGCCAACATCGTGCCCCAGTCACCTGGGTTGGTTACAACGCCTGTGCAAGCCCCTGCCAGCATCACCTCAACGACGCCAGTTGATGATGTGCGCATCGGGTGCAGATGGTAATAACTACCAAACAATTCTGTAGGAGAAATGACACTGGAACACCAGCGCCATTTGCCTTTCTCAACGCCATTACTCCATGCTCCAGACACGTTACCTTCCAAAAGACGCACGAATGCACCTACCGTCAGGTAGGAGTTCTGTGGTACTGCACCAGAGCCATTCGCGAGCGCCATATCGACCGTGTAAGGGAACGCAAGCCAAGGACTAACGCCTGAAACCGACCATTTCATTTGCCACAGATATACAAACGTGCGCCAATAGTCGCTCGCCCTGATTTCAAAGTTTGGATATTGTTCACGCACATCTGCCTGCACCTGAAGCATGAAATCCACATCAGTCTGCGGGCGTCCGGCCGCTTGAGAGACAGGGGTGATAGTTCGCAACTTAGTGGGCGTCACTTCAGCATGAATCCCCCAGTTTTCAATCAGTGTCCCGTCGGCATTGGGGGAAAGATTAAAGTTCTTGGTGACCGCTAACCTTGGGAGTCTATTTTTCAACTCCGCCAATTGAGCGTCATACGCCAAGCGGGCATCCGCTATCGCCTTGTCAATTTCCCCGACTTTTCCGGTAATAACATTAGTCAAGTTATTTGCCGCACTAACGACGGCAGCAAGTTGCTGTTCAGTACTCAAATGAAAGCTCCTAAACGCTTGGAGAGCGTCATGTAAAATCAATTAAAAACGCTCTATTTCTTTTCGACTTCCATCACCCGAAATAGAACCCCTACACCGCGTGCCATATTGTCTATGCTCGCGGCCGACAAGGCCGCAATTTCATCAGTCAATAGCACATTCAAATTCTCACTCCCCACCACAATCGTCACGCTATCCGCCGGCAACGGCGAAATATCCAGCGTAAACTTCTGCAGCACTCGCGCCGCCGCCGCTTTATACGTCAGCAACTTCCCCGCTACGGAATACACCGCCAGCAAGGTCCCACTGGCGAGGTAAAAACCGAACTCACCAATCTCATACTCACCATCGCCATCAAACAGCGCGGCCATCCTGAGTTGGCGCTCGCCCAGGTCTTCGTAATCGACGATGGCCACCCGTTGGCGCTCGTCACGCAAGGCGACTTCGCTGCCGTCAGGGTTGTAGCGGCCAGTGCCGGCGCCGATGTGGGTGATTTCGCCTTTGAGGCCCTGGTTCTTTGCCTGCAGCACTTCATCCAAACCTTTGGAGGTGAAGCGCACCAGGCGCGTGATTTCATCTGTCATGGCTGCGCCCTGAGGTCGTAGTCGTTAATGGTGTAGTGCTGGGCAACCCCGGCACTGTTTAACCGGGCAACCAGCGCCAATTCCGGCAACGCGCCGTTTAGATAGAACTCGCCGTCGCTTAAAGGAGCGTCGAGGACTTGTGTGAACGCGAGTTGACCTTCGGTCTCATGCACGATGGTAATCGTCGCCTGATCGCGCTCACTCTTGGCCGCATTGATACGCCGGATCAGCCGGTTGTGATCGCCGCTGGACCAACTGCGTCCGATGATCGCCTGCACGTCGAAGGTGTAAGGCACACCCAAAGGGCGCTGCTGATACCAGGCGCTGATGTTAGGGGTAAAACCCAATGACTCCACCGCATGACTCAGCGCCTTGGGCGTACCGGCCTGGCGCTGGATCTGCCAGGACAATGCGACGGTCAGACGCTTTTCCGCCTCGCTGGCCTCGGCATCCCATTCGCTGACGCCGCGGTCGGCGGCCAGGTAAGGGAGGAATTCGCTTGGGGTTTGAAGTGGATTCATCAGCGCTGGAAACGGCGGTGTGACTCGTTCAAGCAACGTGCCGAAGCCCAAGTCCAACGCCTTTTCCAGCGGTGAACTGTTGGCCGGCAACAAACTCGCTTTAGGTTCACTCATAGCGTGCGCACCTCCACCTCGACACCCGTGCAATACGGGGCCTGGAACGCGGTGCTGACAATCGGCGCCAGCGGTTCAAGGATTTGCAGTTGCGCAGCGCCAGCGCTGTGTATGGCATAGTCGATCCAGCTGGGGTCAACCCGCCCTTCCAGGCGATGGCAGGACTCTGCGTAGCCTTGCAACAGTTTCTGCGCGGCCACTTGGGTCAACCCGGAGTCCGGGCCGGCGTTGATCTTGGCCACCACGCGAATTTTATAAGGTTGAATCTGCGCACCTTGGACGGTGACAAGGTCGGTTTCCGGCCGTACATCCGGTCGTGCGAAATGTCGACGTACACCGTCAAGCAAGTCCGCAGACGGTGTACCGTCGCCCTCCCTGGAAAGCACGGTGACCATGACTTCGCCCGGTGCGGTGCGTCGAGCGTTGCCGTCCTTGACCTGGGCCGCATAACCATCCGGATCGAAGGTGTAGGTGACGGTCACCACTCCAGGCGTCGCACTCTGCACTTTCACCGCAGGACGCTCGCCAAGGGTGAAGACTTCGCGGCGATACTGCATCCGCGAGCCGGCCGCAGGAGCATGGGGCGCCAGGTAGTAACGCAGGCGAGCGTCGTCGTCGCTTTCCAGGGTGGGCGGCACGGGCGGGAAAGCCGCCGGGTCGCCAGGGTCGAGCACTTGGCGCTCCAGGCCCATATCGGCCAGGCGCGCATCCAGGTTGCTGCCGGTGGCCCACCACGCGAGCATCTGCTTGATACGGGCGTTGTATTTGCGCTCATGGGTTTGCAGGCGCACGCAAAACGCTTCCAGGGCCAGGGTCAGCAGTTCGCTTTCGTTGTCGAGGCTGACCTTGAGTTTGGCCGCGCTTTGCGGAGCTCGGCTGGCAACGTAGTCGATGACGAACGCCTTGAACTCGGCCAGCAACGGTTCGAACTCATCCACCTTGATGATGGCCGGTTCCGCCAGTTGGTTCTGGCC from Pseudomonas synxantha harbors:
- a CDS encoding phage tail assembly chaperone family protein, TAC, which gives rise to MNLKQLKAKGGIVDGLPVKKDISWTHLDSKTGKEVTDTFTLHIRRQSFGVIERLFSQGESSQSRNASYLAASVSLGAEGDEALSYDDAFGLEPSLGFLILNAVNEVNGTQGSGAKS
- a CDS encoding phage tail tube protein is translated as MSILTQGTQIFALVPPVSGTGPYTVLEIEHATSFEPGGAPAEQIEDTSLNAEERSYKKGLRTPGTASLGLNADPTNASHIRLHQLSEAKGDTGVKWAVGWSDGKDVLPTLNAKGDGFELPATRTWFTFDGYVSDFPFNFALNAVVTTTVTIQRTGASAWIKKA
- a CDS encoding contractile injection system protein, VgrG/Pvc8 family is translated as MAQGFTPIVEFYGANAALLNQRLMHWSHTDAAGIQTDRLELTLNIEGLEGLPSLSGKIGLRVGYQETGLVEKGEFVVTQRTPVLFPMRLMIVATAAPFSEVDKSGYRQRRSASHGPTTLGALFRQLVSRHGFSPRVAPALDGIAIAHIDQSNESDMAFITRLAKRYNAVTKPFNELYVLAEAGQAKSLSGQLLPPVKLSVTEDNRPGEHAFITAKLDEKSRSKYMGSRVSWWDAAAGKQRVVQVGIAPFKTLRQRCQNEAEARAVAEGELRRVGREGLKLQIDCPGNPLLAAEGLLVLDETWPSYMQGRWSITQLTHVGDPATGYRSSIMATGLAS
- a CDS encoding tail protein X yields the protein MRRVRSIAGDSVNLLLYRELGRCDDAAEETLWRLNPELAEYGPVLPAGVWVIVPEMQARPAAVRPVLAWD
- a CDS encoding phage tail protein; the encoded protein is MRQQMVLGDFIFGLSRGFAYSSLIRNSDGGWSDLAIIASKPQSRQNGQKLEKLTFSGTAMYATGMQRLDELRALQNARAPLPLVDGIGRNWGLWRINSVVETQSNVIDDGTAMVMTWTLELEEFVNA
- a CDS encoding phage tail assembly protein, with protein sequence MAWMPPLHILLAPITADTGATIQQVQLKPLFYAAQKDALARAGDDEDDQFFELAKLATGLSEKELDQLKRPDYVSIAQYVHEMSTRPASFFMDAQDATPHDQPVQLLLPLDAAGRTLTELPLEMPALRATKVMKKLATNKERAEFITAHCTGLMIPDLAGLTVPDWTELQERIDDFLNQPADFFRSATST
- a CDS encoding phage major tail tube protein, encoding MFTNRVRQAIAATLQGLPLSATVEEFTPPKIEFDMEAMSGGRFIAEEMAKSGKVLNAKLVLQGAGPEIMLALGVRTGDDILLNVREAGQDQDGKTYFTYHTVGGKLKSLEEAKLKMGDKATTTLELSCRTYNRLENGISVIDIDVRTQKFVLNGVDILGDARRAVLMP
- a CDS encoding tail fiber assembly protein, whose product is MKPQFIPAELHPIIKWEMIRKARDQDLSASDYAAMPDYPMLDSHKLIFAEYRQKLRDIPDQGDDPDTVIWPSKPDFLK
- a CDS encoding phage tail protein I: MSEPKASLLPANSSPLEKALDLGFGTLLERVTPPFPALMNPLQTPSEFLPYLAADRGVSEWDAEASEAEKRLTVALSWQIQRQAGTPKALSHAVESLGFTPNISAWYQQRPLGVPYTFDVQAIIGRSWSSGDHNRLIRRINAAKSERDQATITIVHETEGQLAFTQVLDAPLSDGEFYLNGALPELALVARLNSAGVAQHYTINDYDLRAQP
- a CDS encoding baseplate J/gp47 family protein, which codes for MSMLIPGQNQLAEPAIIKVDEFEPLLAEFKAFVIDYVASRAPQSAAKLKVSLDNESELLTLALEAFCVRLQTHERKYNARIKQMLAWWATGSNLDARLADMGLERQVLDPGDPAAFPPVPPTLESDDDARLRYYLAPHAPAAGSRMQYRREVFTLGERPAVKVQSATPGVVTVTYTFDPDGYAAQVKDGNARRTAPGEVMVTVLSREGDGTPSADLLDGVRRHFARPDVRPETDLVTVQGAQIQPYKIRVVAKINAGPDSGLTQVAAQKLLQGYAESCHRLEGRVDPSWIDYAIHSAGAAQLQILEPLAPIVSTAFQAPYCTGVEVEVRTL